The Candidatus Zixiibacteriota bacterium genome contains the following window.
TAAGAAAATTAAAGAGACATCTTTATCAATCATTAAAAGGCAAGGTTAATCTCCCCGAGCCAAAGCAAATCGAATGCTGTTTGTGTCGCCATCCTCAGTTGGAGGATATAAATCAATTGATAATGGCCAAGAGAAAAAGTGAAACATGGAAATATGTCATCAAAACTTTAAAAGATGAATACGGGATTTTTATAAAGACTCCCCAACGATTAATCGGTCATCTTAAATATCATATTATCAAGGAGGCATAAGTGAAGCAGATTAAAAGTTGAGAGGTGAACATTGTCTGAATGTTTTTGTATCTTATGAATTGAAATCGCGGCTGTCCGATTTGGCTGACAAATACGACCGCACAACGGCCGATATGGTCAGAGCTGTTTTGAAAATCGGGATTCCAATGATGGAGGGTATTAGCGAGGCTGAAGGAATAATGATGAAAGAATATATTGAACTTTTTCGCAAACTTCGCCAGGTTCGGAAGCTTAAAGGTTAACTCGTAAGGAACCAATTGATTATGTGGATATCGACGGGTTATCCACATAATAGCAACAGGGTTGTCCACAATATAAAGTATAATTATTTAAATAATTGCACAATATGTTGTGCTTTTTTTCAAAATTTACGTATTTTTTATTTGACAACGGGGAAAAAATGTGCCATTTTCTTTTTGCCTGTGGGAAATTGTGCTGAGAGAAGAGGAACAGAAAACAATAACCCCTCTATACTGGCCAAAATGTTGTCAGGCAATATGTTGCGGAGAATTACCCGATGTGGGGCAAGGTATATTGTGCGCTAAAGTGATTAAAATATGATACTCGTTTATAGGAAGCGATTGTAAAATGAATGTAGAAACCGGAATAAGTGAAATTGATATGAAAAAATTGGAGGCCAAACCGGAAATCATTCTGATGGCAATCACGCCTAACGCTGAAGACGTGATTGAGAGGGCCTGCCGGACCTGTTATTTATCTTTTCATCGATATAAGCCTCCGGCGTCGACTGAAGAATTGATTAAGAAGGTTATTCGCAAAAAACATCATTCAGTATTGGAGCATGCCCTGGCGACTTTTCGCATAAAAGGTGGTTCGCGAGTGTTTACTCATGAGTTGGTCCGGCATCGTTTGATGTCGCCATCTCAGGAATCACAGCGGTATGTCAAGTATGGAAAAACCCGGGATTATGATATCGTGGTTCCGGATACAATCAGAAATACCGAGTATTATCAGCCGTATATGGAAATGGCGGCCGGGGCGGAGAGGCTTTATTCGGAAATGGTCAAAGCTGATATTCCCAAGGAAGATGCCCGGTATATTTTGCCTAACGCGACCACGTCCGAGATTGTGATTTCGGCCAATTTCCGTGAGCTTCGCCATATATTTCAGGTTCGTTGTCATCCGCGGGCTCACTGGGAAATCAGATATATTTGTTTGGAAATGCTCAGGATAATGAAACGAGAAGCTCCCATCGTTTTTTGGGATTATGAGATAGATGAAGAAAATATGTGTGTTATCATCAAGGATGAATAGCATCGGAGAGGTCCATGGAAGAAGTAAAAACAAATAAACCGCAACTAACAGAAAACGCTCTTAAAGTTTTGGAGCGTCGCTATCTGGCGAAAGACAGCAAGGGAAACATCATTGAGACTCCGGAGGGACTTTTCCGGCGGGTGGCACGGACGATATCCGCCCCGGATCAGATGTACGGAGCGACTCAGGATGAGATCAAGAAAACAGAAGATACTTTTTACGACATGATGGCTAATCTGGAGTTTATGCCTAACTCACCGACATTGATGAATGCCGGGCGTCCCCTGGGGCAGCTATCGGCATGTTTTGTATTGCCCATTGACGACAGCATGGAATCGATATTTACAACGGTAAAGAACGCCGCGTTGATTCATAAATCGGGCGGTGGGACGGGATTTGCCTTTTCCCGGCTGCGTCCGATGAATTCGGTTGTGGCATCAACTTCGGGTGTCGCTTCGGGGCCGATATCGTTTATGAAAGTGATAAATGCCGCAACCGAAGCGGTCAAGCAGGGCGGTACTCGCCGGGGCGCCAATATGGGGATATTACGCGTTGATCATCCCGATATCATGGAATTTATCCATTGTAAGGATGATTTGTCCGAGCTGACCAATTTTAATATTTCCGTGGCAATAACTGACGCCTTTATGGATGCTATGGAAACCAATTCGGAATACGATTTAATCAATCCTCAAACCGATAAACCGTTTGTTCGGGACGGTCAGGTTGTTCGCCTGATGGCTCGCGATGTGTTCGACCAGATTATTGAACATGCCCACACTACCGGTGAGCCGGGGGTCATGTTTATTGACCGGATGAATAGCGAAAATCCGGTGCGCCAGGTAGGGCTTTACGAATCAACCAATCCCTGCGGCGAACAACCGCTATTGCCTTATGAAAGCTGTAATTTGGGTTCGATTAATTTATTTAAGATGCTGCGGGCCGTCGTCGATCCCGATAATACTCATGCTATGTATCGTTACGAAATTGATTGGGAAAAGCTGGATGAAACGGTCCGCAAGGCGGTTCATTTTCTTGATAATGTCATCGACGCCAACCGTTATCCGCTCCCGGAAATTGACGCCAATACCAAGAGCAATCGCAAAATCGGCCTGGGTGTGATGGGGTGGGCGGATATGCTGATTATAATGAGTATCAGGTATGATTCGCCGGAGGCGTATGATTTGGCCGATAAAATCATGTCTTGCATCGACCAGATTGGTCATGAAGAATCCAAAAAATTATCGGCTCAGCGCGGCAGATTTCCTTCCTGGGAGCGTTCAGAATACTATCAGGACGGACAGGGAGATGAAATTCGAAATTCAACCATAACCACAATAGCTCCCACCGGCACCATTTCGATTATATCCAGTTGTTCGTCGGGAATCGAGCCGTTATTTGCCGTAAGTTATGTGCGTAATGTCATGGATAATACCAAGCTCATTGAAGTCAATCCGATCTTTGAGAAGATGGCTAAGGAACGCGGCTTTTATTCCAGGGAATTGATGGAACGAATCGCGGATACCGGTTCAATTCAGGAATTTGACGAGATTCCGCAGGATATAAAGAATATTTTCGTGACTTCGCATGATGTGGCGCCGTCTGATCATGTCAAGATGCAGGCCGTGTGGCAGAAACATACCAATAATGCCGTTTCCAAAACGATTAATCTGTCGCATGATGCAACAGTTGAAGATGTTCGAGATGCTTATTTGGCCGCCTTCCAGCTGGGGTGCAAGGGTGTTACCGTATATCGCGACGGTTGCCGGGCTAATCAGGTTTTATCAACCGGCAACGCCGATAAAAAAGAGAAAGAACCGGAAGAGCCGATGGCCAAAAAGGCGGCCAAGATACTAAACCGCCCCGAGGATTTGCGGGGTATTACTACTAAGATAAAAACCGGATACG
Protein-coding sequences here:
- a CDS encoding vitamin B12-dependent ribonucleotide reductase, with the protein product MEEVKTNKPQLTENALKVLERRYLAKDSKGNIIETPEGLFRRVARTISAPDQMYGATQDEIKKTEDTFYDMMANLEFMPNSPTLMNAGRPLGQLSACFVLPIDDSMESIFTTVKNAALIHKSGGGTGFAFSRLRPMNSVVASTSGVASGPISFMKVINAATEAVKQGGTRRGANMGILRVDHPDIMEFIHCKDDLSELTNFNISVAITDAFMDAMETNSEYDLINPQTDKPFVRDGQVVRLMARDVFDQIIEHAHTTGEPGVMFIDRMNSENPVRQVGLYESTNPCGEQPLLPYESCNLGSINLFKMLRAVVDPDNTHAMYRYEIDWEKLDETVRKAVHFLDNVIDANRYPLPEIDANTKSNRKIGLGVMGWADMLIIMSIRYDSPEAYDLADKIMSCIDQIGHEESKKLSAQRGRFPSWERSEYYQDGQGDEIRNSTITTIAPTGTISIISSCSSGIEPLFAVSYVRNVMDNTKLIEVNPIFEKMAKERGFYSRELMERIADTGSIQEFDEIPQDIKNIFVTSHDVAPSDHVKMQAVWQKHTNNAVSKTINLSHDATVEDVRDAYLAAFQLGCKGVTVYRDGCRANQVLSTGNADKKEKEPEEPMAKKAAKILNRPEDLRGITTKIKTGYGNLYVTVNILDGKPFEVFAQIGKSGYSTMADTEAICRLISLGLRSGIPVDRIVNQLKGIGGASPVFGNGGLISSIPDAIAIVLHKNFGNGKSIEHNTTDLGTEFCPDCGMRIEHESGCLVCHSCGYSKC
- the thyX gene encoding FAD-dependent thymidylate synthase, whose product is MNVETGISEIDMKKLEAKPEIILMAITPNAEDVIERACRTCYLSFHRYKPPASTEELIKKVIRKKHHSVLEHALATFRIKGGSRVFTHELVRHRLMSPSQESQRYVKYGKTRDYDIVVPDTIRNTEYYQPYMEMAAGAERLYSEMVKADIPKEDARYILPNATTSEIVISANFRELRHIFQVRCHPRAHWEIRYICLEMLRIMKREAPIVFWDYEIDEENMCVIIKDE